In Primulina eburnea isolate SZY01 chromosome 5, ASM2296580v1, whole genome shotgun sequence, a single window of DNA contains:
- the LOC140833070 gene encoding uncharacterized protein: MDKSWIHSDRRSKQYEEGVELFIREKGSMGRKKKDTNATVEMIQGVHDDKLNEVTNAEHPILTDGQEHTVDVQRNKRGPTLMGKLIATARWGKKAKIDYDDMGRPAYNANGRALQSYIGSIARAMVPISIKSWPEVPETIKQKLWEEISNVFDLAPESQYAVMNSASQKWRDFKNKLTSRFVWPNKDNPEKLISPPSQYQIPLADWKAFVDARLDPSWEVTHEKQKQRTMHCKYHHRMSRKGYIGLEAELRNKKLVAEDEEVDRSVLWRKAREDKSGNITCAETSEVAEKIDELLEKKGKGEFKSSGMNDVLTAALGSQEHYGRVRGVGGFVKPQVYFKTPRKKRETISKAVIENVKAQSDETKSLKAELEMLRSQLAAVLPLINDRSSETVASNKFSRVKDSKLSDDVQEVYDCGTSNMKGKKCHLAVKERENVVAYGTIISEGGPNVMIHHVPLGEENFKVSIDVVLDEKAQLPIPIKFGPTIINDAVGVIVGWPKELVIFPTTKRKGKPQSSVLADVPGQRDNFKEIEKTLPMSCKYVYSHVVRLLNESDTICIEFEDAMFGRAKSIRLLKEDIVRFMEMREIGARQILVYMGHLYKDLKKKDKADYFSFVDPGNIPTCPIGTDGRDLSQHIADQLEAVCRDSICLIPYNTGYHWILTIVNEDKNMIYLLDSTSNRIRDDTWKNIVTNGVKTYNASKGISKGPGFKILTGNLKQSGSVECGYCVMRYMKEIVDCDDPQLEKMFAGCIKNQYYTQCQYDEVRSEWSEFVYSYVGA, encoded by the exons AAAAAGGCTCAATGGGTCGTAAAAAAAAGGACACAAATGCTACAGTTGAGATGATACAAGGAGTACATGATGATAAGCTAAATGAAGTTACTAATGCAGAGCACCCTATACTTACTGATGGACAAGAACATACTGTAGATGTGCAGAGGAACAAGCGAGGCCCTACGTTGATGGGTAAACTAATTGCTACTGCTAGATGGGGGAAAAAAGCAAAGATTGATTATGATGACATGGGGCGGCCAGCATACAATGCAAATGGAAGGGCTTTACAATCATACATTGGTTCTATTGCTAGAGCCATGGTGCCAATCAGTATAAAGTCATGGCCTGAAGTTCCAGAAaccataaaacaaaaactgtggGAAGAGATTTCG AATGTCTTTGATCTAGCGCCAGAAAGTCAGTATGCTGTGATGAATTCAGCATCTCAGAAGTGGCGAGATTTCAAAAACAAATTGACTAGTAGATTTGTTTGGCCGAACAAAGATAATCCTGAAAAGTTGATTTCTCCACCAAGTCAGTATCAAATCCCACTAGCGGATTGGAAAGCATTTGTGGATGCGAGACTGGATCCATCATGGGAG GTTACTcatgaaaaacaaaaacaacggaCCATGCATTGTAAATATCACCACAGAATGTCTCGCAAGGGTTACATCGGCTTGGAGGCTGAACTG CGGAACAAAAAATTGGTTGCTGAAGATGAGGAAGTTGATAGATCTGTGCTTTGGCGTAAAGCTCGAGAAGACAAATCTGGCAACATAACATGTGCGGAGACATCAGAAGTAGCTGAAAAAATT GATGAATTGTTGGAAAAGAAAGGCAAAGGAGAGTTCAAATCTTCTGGAATGAATGACGTGTTAACCGCTGCCTTAGGAAGCCAAGAACACTATGGAAGGGTTCGAGGTGTGGGAGGTTTCGTAAAGCCACAAGTATACTTTAAAACTCCAAGAAAGAAGAGAGAAACAATCTCAAAAGCTGTGATTGAAAATGTAAAAGCACAATCGGATGAGACTAAAAGTTTGAAAGCTGAATTGGAGATGCTGAGGTCTCAACTTGCTGCTGTGCTTCCATTAATCAATGATCGATCTTCTGAAACTGTAGCATCAAACAAGTTCTCAAGAGTGAAAGACTCAAAATTGTCAGATGATGTGCAAGAAGTTTATGATTGCGGCACTTCAAATATGAAG GGGAAAAAATGTCACCTGGCTGTAAAAGAACGCGAAAACGTGGTGGCTTATGGCACAATAATATCAGAAGGAGGTCCAAATGTTATGATTCACCATGTTCCACTTGGGGAAGAGAACTTCAAGGTATCTATTGATGTTGTCTTAGATGAAAAAGCACAGCTTCCGATCCCAATTAAGTTTGGACCAACAATCATCAATGATGCTGTTGGAGTCATTGTTGGTTGGCCTAAAGAGTTGGTTATTTTTCCAACGACAAAG aGGAAGGGGAAACCTCAATCATCTGTGCTTGCGGACGTTCCTGGTCAGCGCGACAATTTCAAAGAAATTGAGAAAACATTACCCATGTCGTGCAAGTATGTCTACTCTCATGTTGTTCGATTGCTGAATGAATCGGATACCATATGCATTGAGTTTGAGGACGCTATGTTTGGACGTGCTAAAAGCATACGGTTGCTGAAGGAAGATATCGTACGCTTTATGGAGATGAGGGAGATAGGTGCCAGACAAATTTTAGTTTACATGGG TCACCTCTACaaagatttgaagaaaaaagaCAAGGCTGATTATTTTTCGTTTGTGGATCCCGGTAATATACCTACATGCCCGATTGGCACAGATGGCCGTGACTTATCACAACATATTGCTGACCAGTTGGAAGCAGTGTGTAGAGATAGCATCTGTCTCATCCCATACAACACTGG GTACCATTGGATCTTGACAATCGTCAACGAAGATAagaatatgatatatttattggaTTCTACGTCTAACAGGATCCGAGATGATACATGGAAAAATATTGTGACAAA TGGGGTGAAGACGTACAATGCCTCCAAAGGTATTTCTAAAGGGCCAGGTTTTAAAATATTGACG GGTAATCTGAAACAAAGTGGTTCGGTTGAGTGTGGATATTGCGTGATGAGATACATGAAAGAGATAGTCGATTGCGATGATCCACAGTTGGAGAAGATG tttgcaGGATGCATCAAGAACCAGTACTACACCCAATGTCAATATGACGAGGTTAGAAGTGAATGGAGTGAATTTGTTTACTCCTATGTAGGTGCTTAG